The Hymenobacter sp. 5317J-9 genome has a window encoding:
- a CDS encoding acetyltransferase → MTTLFFSDYEAGETGTPLVIFGAGGLGREVLHLVRQLNATHPAWDVRGFYDDVAPTTPTVAGLPYLGTSADLNATAEPLAVAVAVGSSASRAAVVGRLTSANLSFPALVHPQVVLGPEQRIALGEGCIVQQGCILTCDISLGRFVLLNLGCTVGHDAVLEDFCSLMPHANLSGAARLAAGCYLGTNATVIQGVRVGEGSIVGAGAVVVRDLPPHVTAVGVPARAL, encoded by the coding sequence ATGACCACCTTGTTTTTCTCAGACTACGAAGCCGGCGAAACCGGCACCCCACTCGTCATATTCGGGGCCGGCGGGCTGGGCCGCGAGGTGCTGCACCTCGTGCGCCAACTCAACGCCACGCACCCCGCCTGGGACGTGCGAGGCTTTTACGACGACGTGGCGCCGACTACCCCCACCGTGGCCGGCCTCCCCTACCTCGGCACCAGCGCCGACCTCAACGCCACCGCTGAGCCGCTGGCCGTGGCCGTGGCCGTGGGCAGCTCGGCCAGCCGGGCCGCCGTGGTGGGCCGCCTCACCTCTGCCAACCTGTCGTTTCCGGCGTTGGTGCACCCGCAGGTGGTGCTGGGGCCCGAGCAGCGCATTGCGCTGGGCGAAGGCTGCATTGTGCAACAAGGCTGCATCCTGACCTGCGACATTTCGTTGGGCCGCTTCGTGCTGCTCAACCTGGGCTGCACCGTGGGCCACGACGCCGTGCTGGAAGATTTCTGCTCCCTGATGCCGCACGCCAACCTGAGCGGCGCCGCCCGGCTGGCCGCCGGCTGCTACCTGGGCACCAACGCCACGGTCATTCAGGGCGTGCGCGTGGGAGAAGGCAGCATTGTGGGGGCGGGCGCAGTGGTGGTGCGCGACCTTCCGCCCCACGTGACGGCCGTGGGCGTGCCGGCGCGGGCACTCTGA
- a CDS encoding DMT family transporter yields the protein MLRDYLKLHFIVLLWGFTAILGKLIALPSVELVFWRTLLAATGLAVLLGARRMPWRIPAGQVLRLLAVGALVATHWITFFLAARLSSVSVCLAGLATLALWTSLLEPLLLWRRVRGYEVGLGLITMVGLYLVSQAELDQLLGLGVAVLSAGLSALFSVLNSKLIKQHPPLRLTFYEMLGACLSIALFFPIYSHFFTQGRGLQLAWHGLDWLWLGLLAGVCTVYAFSTSVELMKRLSPFAVNLTINLEPVYGIAMAAGIYWLHTKGLLHAPQFNGERMSMGFYIGTLLIVLSVLIHPLVARLMKDKEPDLEPAMPV from the coding sequence ATGCTTCGCGACTACCTCAAGCTCCATTTCATTGTGCTCCTGTGGGGCTTCACGGCCATACTGGGCAAGCTCATTGCGCTGCCGTCGGTGGAGCTGGTATTTTGGCGCACGCTGCTGGCGGCCACGGGGCTAGCCGTGCTGCTGGGCGCGCGGCGCATGCCCTGGCGCATTCCGGCGGGGCAGGTACTGCGGCTGCTGGCGGTGGGCGCGCTGGTGGCCACGCACTGGATTACCTTTTTTCTGGCGGCGCGGCTGTCGTCGGTGAGCGTGTGTCTGGCGGGCTTGGCCACGCTGGCGCTGTGGACCTCGCTGCTCGAACCGCTGCTGCTCTGGCGCCGGGTGCGCGGCTACGAGGTGGGCCTGGGCCTCATCACCATGGTGGGCCTTTATCTGGTAAGCCAGGCCGAACTCGACCAGCTGCTGGGCCTGGGTGTTGCGGTGCTGTCGGCGGGCTTGTCGGCGCTGTTCAGCGTGCTGAACTCGAAGCTAATAAAGCAGCACCCGCCGCTGCGGCTCACCTTTTACGAGATGCTGGGGGCCTGCCTGAGCATTGCGCTGTTCTTCCCCATCTACAGCCACTTTTTCACCCAGGGCAGGGGCCTGCAGCTGGCCTGGCACGGCCTAGACTGGCTCTGGCTGGGCCTGCTGGCAGGCGTGTGCACCGTGTACGCCTTCTCCACGTCGGTAGAGCTCATGAAGCGCCTCTCCCCTTTCGCCGTCAATCTGACCATCAACCTCGAGCCGGTGTATGGCATTGCCATGGCGGCGGGCATCTACTGGCTGCACACCAAGGGCCTGTTGCACGCCCCGCAGTTCAACGGCGAACGCATGAGCATGGGCTTCTACATTGGCACCCTGCTCATTGTGCTCAGCGTGCTCATCCACCCGCTGGTGGCGCGGCTGATGAAGGACAAAGAGCCGGATTTGGAGCCGGCCATGCCAGTTTAG
- a CDS encoding sugar transferase — MPTPDSFYARHGKRWLDVAIALPLLLLTLPLLMGGAAVAAAQNRGRWLFRQVRPGWHGRLFTLYKLQTMTDTRDTAGQLLPDAARLPATGRWLRATSLDELPQLWNILRGDLSLVGPRPLLPEYLPLYTPTQARRHEARPGLTGWAQVNGRNAISWEEKFAFDVWYVDNLSWRLDMTILWRTAGRVLRGSGVATPGHATTVAFRGTPPPPVSP, encoded by the coding sequence GTGCCCACTCCCGATTCTTTTTACGCCCGCCACGGCAAGCGCTGGCTCGACGTGGCCATTGCCTTGCCGCTGCTGCTGCTCACGCTGCCGCTGCTGATGGGCGGAGCCGCCGTGGCCGCCGCCCAAAACCGGGGCCGCTGGCTGTTTCGGCAGGTGCGGCCGGGCTGGCACGGGCGCCTGTTCACGCTCTACAAGCTCCAGACCATGACCGACACGCGCGACACCGCCGGCCAGCTGCTGCCCGATGCCGCCCGCCTGCCCGCCACGGGCCGCTGGCTGCGCGCCACTTCGCTCGACGAGCTGCCCCAGCTCTGGAACATCCTGCGCGGCGACCTGAGCCTGGTGGGCCCGCGCCCGCTGCTGCCCGAGTACCTGCCCCTCTACACGCCCACCCAGGCCCGCCGCCACGAGGCGCGACCCGGCCTCACGGGCTGGGCGCAGGTGAACGGACGCAACGCCATCAGCTGGGAAGAAAAATTTGCCTTCGACGTATGGTACGTCGATAACCTCTCGTGGCGGCTGGATATGACCATTTTGTGGCGCACGGCCGGGCGCGTGCTGCGCGGCAGCGGCGTGGCCACGCCCGGCCACGCCACCACCGTGGCTTTCCGGGGCACGCCCCCACCTCCCGTTTCCCCGTAG
- a CDS encoding DegT/DnrJ/EryC1/StrS family aminotransferase → MQLLSDSMRSQDYDRLYLSPPHLGRHELNYVHKAIEDNWVAPAGPNLAGFEADICAAVGVPYCVALNSGTAAIHLGLILLGVGPGDEVLCPSFTFVATANPVVYLGATPVFVDSEPDTWNLCPERLREAIVDRLAQGKKPKALIVVHLYGMPAKLPEILAVAKEFDIPILEDAAEALGSEWQQQPLGGFGRVGVFSFNGNKILTTSGGGALVTYDKALAEKARFLATQAKDDAPHYQHSQTGYNYRLSNILAGIGRGQMELLEERVKRRRQIFDWYREHLSRLPGITVALAPEPAGSRSNRWLTTILVNPADPDTDAPARPVTPETLRLHLETRNIESRPLWKPLHLQPLFASAPVYGGAVCADLFARGLCLPSGTAMGEGELRRVKEALAEALG, encoded by the coding sequence TTGCAGCTCTTAAGCGACAGCATGCGCAGCCAGGATTACGACCGCCTTTACCTTTCCCCGCCCCACCTCGGCCGGCACGAGCTCAACTACGTGCACAAGGCCATTGAAGACAACTGGGTGGCGCCGGCCGGGCCCAACCTGGCGGGGTTTGAGGCCGACATCTGCGCGGCCGTGGGCGTGCCGTATTGCGTGGCGCTGAATTCGGGCACGGCGGCCATTCACCTGGGGCTGATTTTGCTGGGCGTGGGGCCGGGCGATGAGGTGCTGTGCCCCTCCTTCACCTTCGTGGCCACGGCCAACCCCGTGGTGTACCTGGGGGCCACGCCGGTGTTTGTCGACAGCGAGCCCGATACCTGGAACCTCTGTCCCGAGCGCCTGCGCGAGGCCATTGTGGACCGCCTAGCCCAAGGCAAAAAGCCCAAGGCGCTCATCGTGGTGCACCTCTACGGCATGCCGGCCAAGCTGCCCGAAATTCTGGCCGTGGCCAAAGAATTCGACATTCCCATTCTGGAAGATGCCGCCGAGGCCTTGGGCTCCGAGTGGCAGCAGCAGCCGCTGGGCGGCTTCGGGCGGGTGGGCGTGTTTTCCTTCAACGGCAACAAGATTCTGACCACGAGCGGCGGCGGCGCCCTCGTGACTTATGACAAGGCATTAGCTGAAAAAGCCCGTTTCCTGGCCACCCAGGCCAAGGACGACGCGCCCCATTACCAGCACTCCCAAACCGGCTACAACTACCGCCTCAGCAACATCCTGGCCGGCATTGGCCGCGGCCAGATGGAGCTGCTGGAGGAGCGGGTGAAGCGCCGCCGCCAGATTTTCGACTGGTACCGCGAGCACCTTTCCCGCCTGCCCGGCATCACGGTGGCCCTGGCGCCGGAGCCGGCCGGCAGCCGCTCCAACCGCTGGCTCACCACCATCCTGGTGAACCCCGCCGACCCGGACACCGACGCGCCCGCCCGCCCCGTCACGCCCGAAACCCTGCGCCTGCACCTGGAAACGCGCAACATCGAGAGCCGGCCGCTGTGGAAGCCCCTGCACCTGCAGCCGCTGTTTGCCAGCGCGCCCGTGTACGGCGGCGCCGTGTGCGCCGACCTCTTCGCCCGCGGCCTGTGCCTGCCCAGCGGCACGGCCATGGGCGAAGGCGAGCTGCGCCGCGTGAAAGAGGCCCTGGCCGAGGCGCTGGGGTAG
- the tgt gene encoding tRNA guanosine(34) transglycosylase Tgt, with translation MTFDLLAQDPATKARAGRLETAHGAIETPIFMPVGTAGTVKAVSQQTLKTDINAQIILGNTYHLYLRPGLDVLRAAGGLHQFNGWDRPILTDSGGYQVYSLSNTRKIKEEGVKFRSHVDGSQHLFSPEGVMDIQRVIGADIIMAFDECTPWPCEYDYAARSLDMTHRWLKRCIQRFDSTEGLYGYEQNLFPIVQGSTFRDLRIKSAEFIAEQGRAGNAIGGLSVGEPAELMYEMTELVCDILPKDKPRYLMGVGTPANILENIALGVDMFDCVMPTRNARNGMLFTTQGIVNITNKKWETDFSPLDPELGGHASTFYSRSYVRHLFQCKEMLGPQIASAHNLAFYLWLVKEARKEILAGTFGPWKDRMVKQVMTRL, from the coding sequence ATGACTTTTGACCTTCTCGCCCAGGACCCCGCCACCAAAGCCCGCGCCGGCCGCCTCGAAACCGCCCACGGCGCCATCGAAACGCCCATTTTCATGCCCGTGGGCACGGCCGGCACCGTGAAAGCGGTGTCGCAGCAAACCCTGAAAACCGACATCAACGCCCAGATTATTCTCGGCAACACCTATCACCTCTACCTGCGGCCGGGGCTCGACGTGCTGCGTGCGGCCGGCGGCCTGCACCAGTTTAATGGCTGGGACCGGCCCATCCTCACGGACTCGGGCGGCTACCAGGTGTACTCGCTCAGCAACACCCGGAAGATTAAGGAGGAGGGCGTGAAATTTCGCTCGCACGTGGACGGCAGCCAGCATTTGTTCTCGCCCGAGGGCGTGATGGACATTCAGCGCGTCATCGGGGCCGACATCATCATGGCCTTCGACGAGTGTACGCCCTGGCCCTGCGAGTATGACTACGCCGCCCGCTCCCTCGACATGACGCACCGCTGGCTGAAGCGCTGCATCCAGCGTTTCGACAGCACCGAAGGGCTTTACGGCTACGAGCAGAACCTTTTCCCCATTGTGCAAGGCAGCACGTTCCGGGATTTGCGCATCAAATCGGCCGAGTTCATTGCCGAGCAGGGCCGGGCCGGCAACGCCATTGGCGGGCTGAGCGTGGGCGAGCCGGCCGAGCTGATGTACGAAATGACCGAGTTGGTGTGCGACATTCTGCCCAAGGACAAGCCGCGCTACCTGATGGGCGTGGGCACGCCGGCCAACATTCTGGAAAACATCGCCCTGGGCGTGGACATGTTCGACTGCGTGATGCCGACCCGCAACGCCCGCAACGGCATGCTGTTTACCACGCAGGGCATCGTCAACATCACCAACAAGAAGTGGGAAACCGACTTCTCGCCCCTCGACCCCGAACTTGGCGGGCACGCCAGCACGTTCTATAGCCGCTCCTACGTGCGCCATTTGTTCCAGTGCAAGGAGATGCTCGGCCCGCAAATTGCCTCGGCCCACAACCTGGCCTTCTACCTGTGGCTGGTGAAGGAGGCCCGCAAGGAAATCCTGGCCGGCACGTTTGGCCCCTGGAAAGACCGCATGGTGAAGCAGGTAATGACCCGCCTCTAG
- the ispE gene encoding 4-(cytidine 5'-diphospho)-2-C-methyl-D-erythritol kinase, whose product MLVFPNAKLNLGLYVTERRPDGFHSLESVFVPLPWTDALEILPAAPGQPTSITLTGRPIPGDPATNLCVRAYELLQADFPQLPPAQLYLHKIVPIGAGLGGGSADAAFALKATNELFQLGLAPEALENYARRLGSDCAFFIRNQPVLAVEKGDIFEKIDLNLSGLTCVVVYPGLHIGTAEAYARIVPQAPKFPLREALAQPMSTWRDTVTNDFEKALAPTYPVLADIKQRLYEAGATYASLSGSGSAVYGLWPAGAQPAPMAWPAEYSVWQGVL is encoded by the coding sequence ATGCTCGTTTTCCCCAACGCCAAGCTCAACCTCGGCCTCTACGTTACGGAGCGCCGGCCCGATGGCTTCCACAGCCTCGAATCGGTGTTTGTGCCCCTGCCCTGGACCGATGCGCTGGAAATTCTGCCCGCCGCGCCGGGCCAGCCCACCAGCATCACACTCACCGGCCGCCCCATTCCCGGCGACCCGGCCACCAACCTCTGCGTGCGCGCCTATGAGCTGCTACAGGCCGACTTTCCGCAACTGCCGCCCGCGCAGCTTTACCTGCACAAGATTGTGCCCATCGGGGCGGGGTTGGGCGGCGGCTCGGCTGATGCGGCATTTGCGCTCAAGGCCACCAATGAATTATTTCAGTTAGGCCTCGCGCCGGAAGCCCTGGAAAACTACGCCCGCCGTCTGGGCTCCGATTGCGCGTTCTTCATTCGCAACCAACCCGTGCTGGCCGTGGAGAAAGGCGACATTTTCGAGAAAATAGACCTCAACCTGTCCGGCCTGACGTGCGTGGTAGTGTACCCGGGGCTGCACATTGGCACGGCCGAGGCGTACGCCCGCATTGTGCCGCAGGCGCCGAAGTTTCCGCTGCGCGAAGCCCTGGCACAGCCAATGAGTACCTGGCGCGACACCGTCACCAATGATTTTGAAAAGGCCCTGGCGCCAACGTACCCGGTACTGGCCGATATTAAACAGCGCCTTTACGAGGCCGGTGCTACGTACGCCAGCCTGTCGGGCTCGGGCTCAGCGGTGTACGGGCTGTGGCCCGCGGGCGCGCAGCCCGCGCCGATGGCGTGGCCGGCCGAGTATTCTGTGTGGCAGGGCGTGCTCTAA
- a CDS encoding LptF/LptG family permease, with translation MNILDKYIIKKFLAAFFFSVVILVSVICVIDFTEKNDDFIQHNLSMGKIIFGYYIYLFPYFANLLSPITIFIAVVFVTAQLAARTEIVAILASGVSFKRLMLPYALGGAVVGLLIFALIGWVLPIGNKSRVAFERAYIKLPFRFQGRNVHIKIGPKSYVYMESYDNTSNVGFHFALETVDGTVLRRRLTADAINWDSTKHVWHLSPQLVRTFRGAQDETLQTLPARDTTMNLRTEDFASNYKLAETLTLPQLNAYIKDKIERGADDTQLYMSEKYERYAYPFSIIILTLIGVTLSARKSRAGVGGQIALGFVLAFIFIIFVMLSRNLAQVGSLSPLVAAWVPSTVFSVIGLALYRFVPK, from the coding sequence ATGAACATCCTCGATAAATACATCATCAAGAAGTTTCTGGCCGCGTTTTTCTTCTCGGTGGTGATACTCGTGTCGGTGATTTGTGTAATTGATTTCACCGAAAAAAACGATGACTTTATCCAGCACAATTTGTCGATGGGTAAAATCATTTTCGGCTATTACATCTACCTGTTTCCGTATTTCGCCAACCTGCTTTCGCCGATTACCATTTTCATCGCCGTGGTGTTTGTGACGGCGCAGCTGGCGGCGCGCACCGAGATTGTGGCCATTCTGGCGAGCGGTGTGAGTTTTAAGCGACTAATGCTGCCGTATGCGCTGGGCGGGGCGGTGGTGGGGCTGCTCATTTTCGCGCTCATTGGCTGGGTGCTGCCCATCGGCAACAAGTCGCGCGTGGCGTTTGAGCGGGCGTATATCAAGCTGCCGTTTCGGTTTCAGGGGCGCAACGTGCACATCAAGATTGGCCCGAAAAGCTACGTGTACATGGAAAGCTACGACAACACGAGCAACGTGGGCTTTCACTTCGCCCTCGAAACCGTGGACGGCACCGTGCTGCGCCGCCGCCTGACGGCTGACGCCATCAACTGGGACTCGACCAAGCACGTGTGGCATTTGTCGCCGCAGCTGGTGCGCACCTTCCGCGGCGCGCAGGACGAAACCCTGCAAACCCTGCCCGCCCGCGACACCACCATGAACCTGCGCACCGAGGACTTCGCCAGCAACTACAAGCTGGCCGAAACCCTGACCCTGCCGCAGCTCAACGCCTACATCAAGGACAAGATAGAGCGCGGCGCCGACGACACCCAGCTCTACATGAGCGAGAAGTACGAGCGGTATGCCTACCCGTTTTCCATCATCATCCTGACGCTGATTGGCGTGACGTTGAGCGCCCGAAAATCCCGAGCCGGCGTGGGCGGGCAGATTGCGCTGGGGTTCGTGCTGGCCTTCATATTCATCATTTTCGTGATGCTGAGCCGCAATCTGGCCCAGGTGGGCAGCCTCTCGCCGCTGGTGGCGGCCTGGGTACCCAGCACGGTATTCAGCGTCATTGGGCTGGCGCTGTACCGGTTTGTGCCGAAGTAA